The Gammaproteobacteria bacterium genome window below encodes:
- the flgJ gene encoding flagellar assembly peptidoglycan hydrolase FlgJ, with the protein MESQLDVAKTLSSLAQTKQLGGNGSASDLGDAAQKFEAFFIQSMLKSMRSASLSSGLLDSDKSDFYRDWHDQQLATDLASKETFAVAKLLQRQFAGQPADATLDVNLKIDPLFRRSSISSLGAPDSQEATTQVASLGISSGSTGGPINTTLKQIVTDEIQETSGITSTYELSAPEQFVQEIYPYAHQAATKLNTSADVLVAIAALETGWGLHRPQAGYGQDSHNYFGIKANNWQGPEVTNVTHEFDGEKTIKIQDKFRVYETPADSFNDFAEFLLSNPRYQDAIRNASDVKSFAAELQKAGYATDPNYAKKINSIMDGSILKNAIHSLNEQASAGDVTSEYQAKNTH; encoded by the coding sequence ATGGAATCTCAGCTTGACGTAGCTAAGACACTTAGTAGTCTTGCACAAACTAAACAACTAGGCGGCAATGGTAGTGCTTCCGATCTCGGTGATGCAGCACAGAAATTTGAAGCGTTCTTTATCCAATCGATGCTTAAAAGTATGCGTAGCGCTTCCTTGTCTAGCGGATTGCTAGATAGCGACAAGTCAGATTTCTATAGAGACTGGCATGATCAACAGCTTGCAACTGATTTGGCATCTAAAGAAACATTTGCAGTTGCTAAATTACTGCAACGTCAGTTTGCGGGACAGCCTGCTGATGCGACACTTGATGTGAACTTGAAAATAGATCCATTATTTCGGCGCAGTTCGATTTCCTCGCTTGGAGCGCCAGATTCCCAAGAAGCTACCACTCAAGTGGCATCTCTTGGTATATCTAGTGGCAGTACTGGTGGACCAATTAATACCACACTAAAACAAATAGTTACTGATGAAATTCAAGAAACTAGCGGTATAACAAGCACTTATGAGCTGTCTGCTCCTGAGCAGTTTGTTCAAGAAATTTATCCGTATGCTCATCAGGCCGCTACAAAATTGAATACATCTGCCGATGTATTGGTTGCAATAGCAGCATTAGAGACAGGCTGGGGTTTGCATAGACCTCAAGCTGGTTATGGACAAGATTCCCATAATTATTTTGGGATTAAAGCGAATAATTGGCAAGGCCCAGAGGTTACGAATGTAACGCACGAATTTGATGGTGAGAAAACGATTAAGATTCAAGATAAATTTAGAGTATATGAAACGCCTGCAGATTCATTTAACGATTTTGCAGAGTTTTTGTTAAGTAATCCGCGCTATCAAGATGCGATCAGGAATGCTAGCGATGTAAAAAGTTTTGCAGCAGAGCTACAAAAAGCAGGTTATGCGACGGATCCAAACTATGCCAAAAAGATAAATTCGATTATGGATGGGAGCATTCTAAAAAATGCAATACATTCTTTGAATGAGCAGGCATCAGCTGGTGATGTAACCTCTGAATATCAAGCAAAAAATACTCACTAA
- the fliD gene encoding flagellar filament capping protein FliD yields MAGTITSLGIGSGIDIENIVTQLVAAERRPIQLLETRQTEIDIQVSALGLIRDSVSKFQTGISDLKLSSGFRSFSVTSSDDQIITASVGEGSVPIASDIEVLSLAQKNKLASSAFANGDSIVGNGQLDISVGVATFSISINDNNNTLIGIRDAINDNFDNTGVSASIITADDGSHLVLTSEESGTENVLSVTVIGDSDGNDTDAAGLSNLVFVAGGTENLQEIDIAQDATLTVDGFDVTRSSNEISDVIEGVTLSLKDIGTAALSVTEDRSVGKNAIETAVTAYNDLIISLNTQRESTLQGESLLLGIETRVRQIFTNRLNVTGSDFNYLFDVGLTFDRDGILSLDDEKFDQAIEDDFNGVVQLFSNPDDGFAQSIDSILSSYVETGGLIQARTDGLSDSRSQIDDNIARIENRIVLTEKRLRSQYAALDSLVGQLNATSNFLTQQLANLPTNSLINSRN; encoded by the coding sequence ATGGCAGGTACAATAACATCGTTAGGTATAGGTTCTGGGATTGATATTGAAAATATTGTAACCCAGTTAGTCGCTGCTGAGCGCAGACCTATTCAACTTCTTGAAACACGTCAAACTGAAATTGATATTCAGGTTAGTGCTTTAGGCTTGATTAGGGATTCTGTATCAAAATTTCAAACGGGTATATCTGATCTTAAGCTATCTTCTGGTTTTAGATCATTTTCCGTTACCTCAAGTGATGACCAAATAATCACTGCATCGGTGGGCGAGGGATCAGTTCCAATAGCAAGTGATATCGAAGTATTAAGTCTAGCGCAAAAAAACAAATTAGCCTCCTCTGCATTTGCAAATGGCGACAGTATTGTTGGAAACGGACAGCTAGATATTTCAGTTGGAGTGGCCACGTTTTCAATTAGCATTAATGATAATAACAACACCTTAATAGGTATTCGCGATGCTATAAACGACAATTTCGATAATACAGGTGTGTCGGCATCCATTATTACTGCAGATGATGGTAGTCATTTAGTTTTAACTTCAGAAGAAAGCGGTACAGAAAATGTTTTGAGTGTAACCGTAATTGGAGATAGTGATGGTAATGATACAGACGCTGCTGGTCTTTCTAATCTAGTATTTGTAGCTGGTGGCACGGAGAATTTACAAGAAATAGATATCGCACAAGACGCAACATTAACCGTAGATGGTTTTGATGTTACACGTTCTTCAAATGAAATTTCAGATGTCATCGAAGGGGTCACCTTATCTTTAAAAGATATTGGTACTGCAGCATTATCCGTTACTGAGGATCGCTCCGTAGGTAAAAACGCAATTGAAACGGCAGTCACTGCCTACAATGATCTCATAATCAGTTTAAACACTCAGCGTGAATCTACTTTGCAAGGTGAATCTTTATTGCTTGGGATTGAAACCCGAGTACGTCAAATATTTACTAATAGATTGAATGTTACTGGTAGCGATTTTAATTATTTATTTGATGTAGGTTTAACGTTTGATCGCGATGGAATACTTAGCTTAGATGACGAAAAGTTTGATCAAGCTATCGAAGATGATTTTAATGGTGTCGTGCAATTATTTTCAAATCCTGACGATGGTTTCGCGCAATCTATTGATTCGATTTTATCCAGTTATGTGGAAACTGGCGGCTTAATACAAGCGCGCACAGATGGCTTGAGCGATAGCCGATCTCAAATAGACGATAATATTGCACGTATAGAGAATCGTATTGTTCTTACTGAAAAGAGGCTGCGTAGTCAGTACGCGGCGCTGGATAGTTTGGTCGGGCAACTGAATGCGACTAGTAATTTTTTAACTCAGCAATTGGCGAATCTGCCGACAAATAGCTTAATAAATAGTAGAAATTAA
- a CDS encoding GHKL domain-containing protein, protein MEVAIDNRKLALESAFDDFNRVSEGLTSAYDQLENRVDTLQKELAETKNEKFHQLVEKEKLADRLSILLRTLPVGIVVLDDYGTIIENNEIADNLIGTNLNGVAWKKIAKKYLVAGYSGNSEVCLKNGNRISLKIESQQRSEGKVIIINDVTAEFSYHESINRKERLESLGNMVASLAHQVRTPLSAAFLYVSSLEKRIGKQELSFQLVENVKHCLHSLEETVNDMLSFAKGEWQLNDVISVEQLISNIRNDIKHEFGKNLIEINASISTDNPKASINYIAFWGALKNVIHNAIQASEFDAKVLIEIKTEGKEVVFSVHDKGKGISDELKQKIFEPFFTTKAGGTGLGLAVVKSIVEAHRGTVEIKDEYPQGVCIDIRVPKSLEFSPISSSSKQKIQDS, encoded by the coding sequence ATGGAAGTAGCAATTGATAACAGGAAGCTAGCACTTGAAAGTGCTTTTGATGATTTTAATCGTGTTTCAGAAGGTTTAACCTCTGCATATGATCAACTCGAGAACCGGGTTGATACTCTCCAAAAAGAACTTGCTGAAACTAAAAACGAAAAGTTTCATCAATTAGTCGAAAAAGAAAAGCTTGCGGATAGATTATCTATATTGTTACGTACCCTGCCTGTAGGAATAGTCGTACTAGATGACTATGGAACCATCATTGAAAACAATGAAATTGCCGACAATCTAATTGGTACTAACTTAAATGGAGTAGCTTGGAAGAAGATAGCAAAAAAGTATTTGGTAGCAGGATATTCGGGCAACAGTGAAGTTTGCTTAAAAAATGGCAATCGCATTTCATTAAAAATTGAATCTCAGCAACGCAGTGAAGGTAAGGTCATCATAATTAATGATGTGACTGCAGAATTTAGTTATCACGAATCTATCAATAGAAAAGAACGACTAGAATCATTGGGAAATATGGTGGCCTCGCTTGCGCACCAAGTACGTACACCTTTGTCAGCGGCATTTCTTTATGTATCAAGTTTAGAAAAGCGAATAGGTAAGCAAGAACTTTCTTTTCAATTGGTCGAGAATGTTAAACATTGTTTGCATAGTTTGGAAGAAACTGTAAACGATATGTTGTCTTTTGCAAAAGGAGAATGGCAGCTGAATGATGTAATTAGCGTAGAACAACTTATTAGTAATATACGCAATGATATTAAACATGAGTTTGGTAAGAATTTAATTGAAATAAATGCATCTATTTCTACTGATAATCCCAAAGCATCTATTAACTATATTGCATTCTGGGGGGCACTTAAGAATGTTATTCACAATGCCATACAAGCTAGTGAATTCGATGCAAAAGTTCTAATAGAAATAAAGACCGAAGGAAAAGAAGTTGTGTTTTCAGTGCATGATAAAGGGAAAGGTATTTCTGATGAGCTTAAGCAGAAAATATTTGAGCCTTTTTTTACGACTAAGGCAGGTGGCACAGGTTTAGGTTTAGCAGTGGTCAAGTCTATTGTCGAAGCGCATCGAGGAACGGTTGAGATTAAAGATGAATATCCACAGGGTGTATGTATTGATATTCGTGTTCCTAAGTCCTTAGAGTTTTCTCCGATTTCAAGTTCAAGTAAACAAAAAATTCAAGATAGCTAA
- the flgL gene encoding flagellar hook-associated protein 3, translated as MTRITTAYLFQKTAVDIAKQQFEISEVQNQIGTGKRINKPSDGPAETARIIDLNQAIGSIDQFQRNGIFANQRLGLEDATLSSVNNSLQRVRELALQANSGSQTGETRAIIRAEVEQRLEELLDYANARDGNGNYLFSGSKSRTEPFTQTAAGVAYNGDQNQLTLKISNNRTIVSSESGYDIFVNIKNGNGDFVTSLDVANSGNGVITVGSVIDNAAFQANDFSITFTSPTTFDVVNNTTATTILAGQNYVSGQAISFNGAEVSIAGEPQAGDEFQVNASRRQNVFATLQNFINALQTGSTDPADQAQLTQALDRTISDVDNALANVLNTRTFIGTRQNSIDNANIENDGAKFELQTTRSQIEDLDYAQAITQLQLQQTTLQAIQGAFAQVRGQSLFNFL; from the coding sequence ATGACTAGAATTACTACAGCTTATTTATTTCAAAAAACTGCAGTAGATATTGCCAAGCAGCAATTTGAAATTTCAGAAGTTCAAAATCAGATAGGTACGGGCAAGCGCATTAATAAACCTTCAGATGGTCCAGCAGAAACCGCAAGAATTATAGATTTAAACCAAGCGATTGGCAGTATTGATCAATTTCAGCGCAATGGTATTTTTGCTAATCAACGTTTAGGGTTGGAAGATGCAACACTTTCGAGTGTAAATAATTCATTGCAACGTGTTAGAGAGTTAGCTTTACAGGCTAATAGTGGTAGTCAAACTGGTGAGACGCGTGCAATTATTCGTGCAGAGGTAGAGCAAAGACTAGAAGAATTACTTGATTATGCCAATGCACGTGATGGAAATGGAAACTATTTGTTTTCAGGTTCTAAAAGTCGTACGGAGCCATTTACACAAACTGCAGCAGGTGTAGCGTATAATGGTGATCAAAATCAGCTTACATTAAAAATATCTAATAATCGCACTATTGTTTCTTCGGAGTCTGGTTATGATATTTTTGTCAATATAAAAAATGGAAATGGAGACTTTGTTACATCATTAGATGTAGCTAATTCGGGTAATGGGGTAATTACAGTCGGATCGGTCATAGATAATGCTGCATTCCAAGCTAATGACTTTAGTATTACTTTTACCTCGCCAACAACCTTCGATGTTGTCAATAACACCACTGCTACTACTATTCTGGCTGGTCAGAATTACGTTTCAGGTCAAGCTATAAGTTTCAATGGTGCTGAAGTTTCTATAGCAGGTGAACCACAAGCGGGTGATGAATTTCAGGTTAATGCGAGTCGTAGACAAAATGTATTTGCAACATTACAAAACTTTATAAATGCCTTGCAAACAGGCTCTACCGATCCTGCAGATCAAGCTCAACTTACTCAAGCATTAGATCGTACCATTAGTGATGTAGATAATGCTTTAGCGAATGTTCTTAATACTCGCACTTTTATTGGTACACGACAAAACTCAATAGATAATGCAAATATTGAGAATGATGGAGCAAAGTTTGAGTTGCAAACTACACGGTCTCAAATTGAAGATTTAGATTACGCACAAGCCATTACGCAACTGCAATTGCAACAAACAACTTTACAAGCGATTCAAGGTGCCTTTGCACAAGTTCGCGGTCAAAGTTTGTTTAACTTTCTTTAA
- the flgK gene encoding flagellar hook-associated protein FlgK: MVVDASRVAITGLQVFQRALATTSNNVANVGTEGYTRQRVDITSRPSQRFGDGFFGSGARVSSVQRIEDQFLNARVQSSSSDVARLDSYLSLINRVENLVSGSQGGLDNAFQNFFNSLQDLSNDPASIPARQVVLSNSDTLVARFKDLDASYNDINKEINTRLRGDLNDINSLTSGIADLNKAIVAASATTSGEGVPNDLVDQRNVLIGRLSERLSVNTVELSDGSVNVFIGGGESVVIGNLSRDLSAINDPANPGELLVGINVGPSTFDITDKITGGSVSGLLDFRSEQLGQIRNQTGRLALVLANEFNAQHQAGLDANGSVGGQFFATSAPQTLANQNNNGTATVTTSITDISQVTTSDYELNFDGANFTLTRLSDGVSTSAASGPFNIDGIQVDIAGAASAGDSFLIQPTRNGAAGISVLLTNTSQIAAASPVRSLESTANLGNGVVTSPEVLDVNNADLFDTVEIRFNTPATTFDVVNVTDGATIAVGVAYSSNANIDFNGIRVQIQNQPEAGDVFTIEQNTGGIGDNTNVVALLDLQTSQTVGGTATLQEGYGSLVSQIGTISRQTSISSQTQQALFDQAVQARDSVSGVNLDEEAVDLIRYQQAYQAAAQVIATSNTLFDTFLAAVRR, translated from the coding sequence ATCGTGGTAGACGCATCAAGAGTAGCTATAACAGGATTGCAAGTATTCCAACGTGCGCTTGCGACTACTTCTAATAATGTAGCGAATGTAGGTACTGAAGGATATACGCGTCAACGTGTTGATATAACTTCGCGCCCATCACAAAGATTTGGAGACGGATTCTTTGGAAGTGGAGCAAGAGTTTCAAGTGTACAGCGTATCGAAGATCAGTTCCTAAATGCGCGTGTACAATCTAGTTCATCAGATGTTGCACGTTTAGACTCTTATTTAAGTTTAATAAATCGTGTAGAAAACCTAGTATCCGGATCTCAAGGTGGTTTGGATAATGCGTTTCAAAACTTTTTTAATAGTTTGCAAGATCTTTCAAATGATCCTGCCTCTATACCGGCTCGACAAGTTGTTCTAAGTAACTCAGATACGCTAGTTGCACGTTTTAAAGATTTAGATGCTAGTTATAACGATATCAATAAGGAAATTAATACACGATTAAGAGGTGATCTGAATGATATCAATAGTCTTACCAGTGGAATTGCGGATTTAAATAAAGCAATTGTAGCGGCTAGTGCTACTACATCTGGTGAAGGTGTGCCAAATGACTTAGTGGATCAAAGAAATGTTTTAATCGGAAGATTATCAGAACGCCTTTCAGTCAATACAGTAGAGCTAAGCGATGGTTCGGTGAATGTATTTATTGGTGGTGGTGAATCAGTAGTGATCGGTAATTTATCAAGAGATTTATCTGCTATAAATGACCCGGCTAATCCTGGTGAGTTGCTGGTTGGGATCAATGTAGGGCCGAGTACATTTGATATTACCGATAAAATCACCGGTGGTAGTGTAAGTGGCTTGTTAGATTTTAGGTCTGAACAACTTGGTCAAATTCGAAACCAGACGGGTCGATTAGCGCTAGTGTTAGCAAATGAATTTAATGCTCAACATCAAGCTGGATTAGATGCTAATGGTTCTGTGGGCGGGCAGTTTTTTGCAACTTCTGCACCGCAAACCTTAGCGAATCAAAATAATAATGGTACAGCAACAGTAACTACTAGTATTACCGATATCAGCCAGGTGACAACTTCGGATTATGAATTAAATTTCGATGGTGCAAACTTTACCTTAACAAGACTAAGCGACGGTGTTAGTACTAGCGCTGCGTCTGGGCCATTTAATATTGATGGTATACAGGTAGATATCGCTGGAGCAGCGTCAGCAGGCGATAGTTTCTTGATTCAGCCAACCAGAAATGGTGCTGCGGGTATTAGCGTGTTACTAACTAATACTAGTCAAATTGCTGCAGCATCTCCAGTACGTAGTCTGGAAAGTACTGCAAACTTGGGTAATGGAGTAGTTACTTCGCCAGAAGTACTGGATGTAAATAATGCAGATCTATTCGATACGGTTGAGATTCGATTTAATACACCAGCAACTACTTTTGATGTTGTAAATGTAACGGATGGCGCAACGATAGCAGTCGGTGTTGCGTATTCAAGCAATGCAAATATTGATTTTAATGGAATCCGCGTACAAATTCAGAATCAGCCTGAAGCAGGTGATGTATTTACAATAGAACAAAATACAGGTGGTATTGGTGATAATACAAATGTGGTTGCTTTACTGGATTTGCAAACATCGCAAACAGTGGGTGGCACTGCAACGTTACAAGAAGGGTACGGTTCTTTGGTGAGTCAAATTGGTACTATTAGCCGGCAAACCAGTATTAGTAGTCAAACACAGCAAGCACTTTTTGATCAAGCTGTACAGGCGCGCGATAGTGTTTCAGGCGTTAATCTTGATGAAGAAGCCGTAGATTTAATTAGGTATCAACAAGCATATCAGGCGGCTGCCCAAGTGATCGCTACATCCAATACCTTATTTGATACATTTTTAGCTGCTGTTCGAAGGTAA
- a CDS encoding flagellin has product MPQIINTNLFSLNAQRNLNTTQGQLQTSLERLSSGLRINSASDDAAGLAIAERFTSQIRGLNQAIRNSNDGISFSQTAEGALSTATDALQRVRELAVQSANDTNSSTDRQALNNEVQQLIAEVNRISNSTQFNGQNILDGTASTLVFQAGANQNQTISVDGVDARGSTLGANVSVSGSIEQAAINTAVTTDTLTVQGVAVDLSGLSATAATTTQVANAINNVTATSGVQAQINTTVTTGPLVNAAGAANINGVSLTLAGDATDLDTINNFSAQTGVTASGTTGAIVLSNTNGATIEIDAGVGLGGAAQSVQAGITLSAAVGTTVTVGGAAPAVLSGNAVGAGGADQTANGLSVLTQADSNAALLTVDAALQQINTLRSELGSVQTRFESTISNLQITVENLTAARSRIQDADFAAETANLTRSQILQQAGLAIVSQANSLPQNVLSLLQ; this is encoded by the coding sequence ATGCCTCAAATTATTAATACAAACTTATTTTCGTTGAATGCTCAACGAAATTTAAATACCACGCAAGGTCAATTACAGACCTCGTTGGAGCGTTTGTCTTCAGGTTTACGAATTAACAGTGCGAGTGATGATGCTGCTGGCTTGGCGATTGCAGAGCGATTTACTTCACAAATTCGAGGATTAAACCAAGCCATTCGTAATTCAAATGATGGTATTTCGTTTTCTCAAACCGCTGAAGGCGCTTTATCAACCGCAACCGATGCATTGCAACGTGTTCGTGAGTTGGCGGTACAGTCTGCTAACGATACGAATTCATCTACAGACCGTCAGGCTCTGAATAATGAAGTGCAACAGTTAATTGCTGAAGTTAATCGTATTTCGAATAGCACGCAATTTAACGGCCAAAATATTCTTGATGGCACTGCAAGTACGTTGGTGTTCCAAGCGGGTGCGAACCAAAACCAAACCATTAGTGTTGATGGTGTGGATGCTCGAGGTTCAACTCTTGGTGCTAATGTTTCCGTTAGTGGTTCAATTGAACAAGCAGCTATTAATACTGCAGTGACAACTGACACATTAACTGTGCAAGGTGTGGCAGTAGATCTTTCTGGCTTATCTGCTACGGCAGCTACAACTACCCAAGTTGCAAATGCAATTAACAATGTTACTGCGACATCAGGGGTACAAGCTCAGATTAATACCACTGTTACAACAGGGCCATTGGTGAATGCTGCTGGCGCTGCAAATATTAATGGTGTGTCATTAACGCTTGCTGGTGATGCAACGGACCTTGATACCATTAACAACTTTTCTGCGCAAACAGGTGTTACCGCTTCAGGTACTACTGGAGCCATTGTATTAAGTAATACAAATGGTGCTACGATTGAAATTGACGCGGGTGTTGGATTAGGTGGTGCTGCACAAAGTGTTCAAGCGGGTATTACACTTTCAGCTGCAGTTGGAACAACCGTTACTGTAGGAGGCGCGGCACCAGCCGTTCTTAGCGGTAATGCAGTTGGTGCCGGCGGCGCAGACCAAACAGCAAATGGACTTAGTGTATTGACTCAAGCTGATTCAAACGCTGCGTTATTAACTGTTGATGCGGCTTTACAGCAAATTAATACTTTGCGTTCAGAGTTAGGTTCGGTTCAAACTCGTTTTGAGTCCACCATTTCTAACCTTCAGATTACCGTTGAAAATCTGACTGCTGCACGTTCGCGTATTCAAGATGCTGACTTTGCTGCAGAAACTGCAAACTTAACTCGTTCGCAGATTCTACAGCAGGCGGGTCTTGCAATTGTTTCTCAGGCAAATTCTTTGCCGCAGAACGTATTGTCGCTACTTCAGTAG
- the fliS gene encoding flagellar export chaperone FliS, with product MDEYRSSGVLGNVERSDAHGLISLLFKGAIDHLLAANGYIERKQIQEKTVRISKAIAILDGLRSSLNLDNGGEIAQNLDDLYDYMQRQLVVANADSDVSIIDEVMGLLREIQEAWNSIPNEARV from the coding sequence ATAGATGAATACCGTAGTAGCGGTGTGTTAGGAAATGTTGAGCGATCGGATGCGCACGGATTAATTAGTTTGCTATTTAAAGGCGCTATTGATCATCTTTTAGCTGCAAATGGTTATATAGAGCGCAAGCAAATACAGGAAAAAACAGTGAGAATTTCCAAAGCGATTGCGATATTAGACGGCTTAAGATCCAGTCTTAATCTAGATAATGGTGGCGAAATTGCGCAAAACTTAGATGATTTATATGATTATATGCAAAGACAACTCGTGGTTGCGAATGCAGATAGTGATGTATCTATAATCGATGAAGTAATGGGGTTGTTACGTGAGATCCAAGAAGCTTGGAATTCCATACCTAATGAAGCCCGTGTATAG
- a CDS encoding AAA domain-containing protein: protein MQVEQSTLEFKSDARQDLGRRKNNKSLLDGHSKAVQQVSDLIERVANTSANVLILGESGTGKEVVARSIHTISNRAAKYFVPVNCAAIPQELLESELFGHVKGAFTGAITDRKGRFELAEGGTLFLDEIGDMDLNMQAKLLRVLQEKVYERVGSGKSIRANVRVIAATHRNLDDMVAKGEFREDLYYRLHVYPIELPPLRRRSEDLPSLVYAITDKIRQETGTDVKVTPDAMSALARYTWPGNVRELSNLLERLSILYPDKEVDAAKLPSKYSTFSTPKLPSSALVSESVATEEFAEIESTDQDESCSTIGLPVLTRDGVDLKAHIASVEQFYIAQALELANGVVAQAAKLLGLRRTTLVEKLKKHQFQRTSTS, encoded by the coding sequence ATGCAGGTTGAACAATCCACGCTTGAATTCAAATCCGATGCTAGGCAAGATCTAGGTCGCCGTAAAAATAACAAATCACTTCTAGATGGACACAGTAAAGCAGTCCAACAAGTGAGTGATCTTATAGAGCGTGTTGCCAATACGAGTGCAAATGTTCTTATCTTAGGTGAATCAGGTACAGGCAAAGAAGTTGTTGCCCGTAGCATTCATACTATTTCCAATCGAGCAGCAAAGTATTTTGTACCCGTAAACTGTGCAGCAATCCCGCAAGAATTACTTGAAAGTGAGCTATTTGGGCATGTAAAAGGCGCATTTACAGGCGCTATTACAGATCGTAAAGGCAGATTTGAGCTTGCCGAAGGTGGCACATTATTTCTTGATGAGATTGGTGACATGGATCTCAATATGCAGGCAAAACTGTTAAGAGTATTGCAAGAGAAAGTTTATGAGCGAGTTGGCAGTGGAAAATCAATACGCGCTAATGTGCGTGTTATCGCTGCAACGCATCGTAATTTAGATGATATGGTTGCGAAAGGTGAGTTTAGAGAAGATCTTTATTATCGATTACATGTCTATCCAATTGAGTTACCACCATTGCGTCGACGTTCCGAAGATTTACCGTCTTTGGTGTATGCAATTACTGATAAAATAAGACAAGAAACGGGTACAGACGTTAAAGTAACACCTGATGCAATGTCTGCATTAGCACGCTACACCTGGCCAGGGAACGTTAGAGAACTGTCTAATTTGCTCGAAAGACTTAGTATTTTGTACCCAGATAAAGAAGTTGATGCTGCAAAATTGCCAAGTAAATACAGTACTTTCTCAACTCCAAAACTGCCAAGCAGTGCATTGGTATCTGAAAGTGTTGCTACAGAGGAATTTGCAGAAATAGAATCGACTGATCAAGATGAATCATGTAGTACTATTGGTTTGCCCGTGCTTACTAGAGATGGTGTTGATTTAAAAGCTCATATCGCATCGGTAGAACAGTTTTATATTGCCCAAGCTTTAGAGCTTGCTAACGGAGTTGTGGCGCAAGCTGCAAAATTACTTGGTTTGCGACGTACAACACTCGTCGAAAAGTTGAAAAAGCATCAATTCCAACGAACTTCAACGTCATAA